One Fusarium poae strain DAOMC 252244 chromosome 4, whole genome shotgun sequence DNA window includes the following coding sequences:
- a CDS encoding hypothetical protein (TransMembrane:1 (i12-33o)~BUSCO:47337at5125), with protein sequence MYNSLTRIQNTLGFFTTVAFVVAAFIAASDFIAPRAPDAGIFAVSNSQVVKGRPHYYSTKKEEYAIIRFDLDADLRSLFTWNTKQVFVYVTAEWPGPNNSTNEAVIWDKIITNPSADHLQNIGPVAMKKLKRSAEGKTIDPDRGFLGLKNQKPKYQITHPTGKVAATEDVKLKLHYNVQPWVGFLTWDQTRDLGHWKALGNGESPKFNLPAIKTKKKDAKKKSY encoded by the exons ATGTACAACTCTCTTACCCGTATCCAAAACACTCTCGGCTTCTTCACCACCGTCGCATTCGTTGTCGCAGCTTTCATTGCTGCTTCGGATTTCATAGCTCCTCGTGCCCCCGATGCTGGTATCTTTGCAGTCTCAAACTCCCAAGT TGTCAAGGGTCGACCGCATTACTACAGcaccaagaaggaggaatACGCAATTATTAGATTTGACCTGGATGCCGATCTGAGAAGCCTCTTCACATGGAATACTAAGCAAGTCTTTGTCTATGTCACTGCCGAGTGGCCTGGACCCAACAATTCGACCAACGAGGCTGTTATCTGGGACAAGATCATCACGAATCCTAGCGCCGACCATCTCCAGAACATTGGACCTGTTGCTatgaagaagctcaagcgCAGCGCTGAAGGAAAGACTATAGACCCCGACCG TGGCTTCTTGGGTCTCAAGAACCAGAAACCAAAGTATCAAATTACTCACCCTACTGGTAAGGTTGCAGCGACAGAGGATGTGAAGCTCAAGCTACACTATAATGTTCAACCCTGGGTTGGATTTCTTACTTGGGATCAGACCCGCGATCTTGGACACTGGAAGGCTCTGGGTAATGGCGAGTCACCCAAGTTCAACCTTCCAGCtatcaagaccaagaagaaggatgccaAAAAGAAGAGCTACTAG